GCCGCTGGTCTCGGAGGCGGTGCGCGGCGAGGGCGCCGTCCTCCTCGACGCCGCGGGCGAGCGGCTCATGCGCGGCGTGCACCCGATGGAGGACCTCGCCCCCCGCGACATCGTGGCCAAGGCGATCCTGCGCAGCATGCGGGCGAGCGGCTCGCCGCACGTGTGGCTGGACGGGCGCCGCTTCGGCGAGGAGACCTGGCGCCGGCGCTTCCCGACGATCCTCGCCAGCTGCCTCGAGCACGGCGTCGACCCGGTCACGCAGCTCATCCCGGTCGTCCCGGCTTGCCACTACGCGAGCGGCGGCGTGCTGACCGACCTCGCGGGCCGTACCTCCGTCCCCGGCCTGTACGCCTGCGGCGAAACCGCGTGCACGGGCGTCCACGGCGCCAACCGCCTCGCCTCGAACTCCCTGCTCGAGGGCCTGGTGTTCGCCGCGCGGATCGCCGACGCCATCGCCGCGGAGGGGCTCCCCGACCAGCGTGAGCCCGCGAACGACGAGCGTCCCGTGGGCCTGCTCGACCGCAGCGTCCGCCCGCTGCTCCAGCGCGCCATGTCGGGCGGGGCCGGCGTGCTGCGCTCGGCCGCCTCGCTCGACGCCACCCTCGCCACGCTCGGCGAGCTCGCCGCGACCCCCGCCGGAGAGCGCGGCATCGAGGCGTGGGAGGCGACCAACCTCGTCACGGTGTCCTCCGCGCTCGCGGGCGCCGCGCGGCTGCGCGAGGAGACCCGCGGCAGCCACTGGCGCGAGGACTTCCCCGAGCGCGACGACGACGGCTGGCGCACCCACCTCGTCACGACCCTGTCCGGCGGCACCCTGCAGGTGCGCCGCGTCCCGCTCCGCCCGCAGCCCCGACCGCAGGAGACTCCCGCATGACGCTCCGCCCGCAGACCCGCCAGGCGCTGGCCGACGCCGGGCTCGACCCGGACGCGGTGGTCGACCTCGTCACCCGCGCGCTCGAGGAGGACCTCGCCGGCGGCGTCGACGCGACGACGCTGGCGACGGTCCCGGCCGGCTCGCTCTCCTCCGGGGACCTGGTGAGCCGCGCCGACGGCATCGTGGCGGGCGTCCCCGTGGCGGCCGCCGTGTTCGAGGTGGCGGGCGACGCCGTGCTCGAGCCGGTCGCGCGCGACGGCAGCCTCGTCCGCCGCGGCACACCGCTCGCGACGGTCGCCGGCCCCACCCGCGTGCTGCTCACCGCCGAGCGCACCGCGCTCAACCTCATCGGTCGGCTCTCCGGCATCGCGACGCTGACCGCGATCTGGGTCGACGAGGTCGCCGGGACCGGCGCGGCCGTCCGCGACACCCGCAAGACGACGCCGGGCCTGCGCGCCCTGGAGAAGTACGCCGTGCGCTGCGGCGGCGGCGTCAACCACCGCATGTCGCTGTCCGACGCGGCGATGGTGAAGGACAACCACGTCGTGGCAGCGGGCGGGGTGGTCGCGGCGTTCGAGGCGGTGCGCCGCGCGTACCCGGACCTCCCGGTGGAGGTCGAGGCCGACACCGTCGACGACGCGGTGCTGGCGGTCGAGGCGGGCGCCGACCTCGTGCTGCTCGACAACATGGGCCCCGAGGACCTGCGCCGCGCGGTCGCGCTGGTCGAGGGGCGCGCCCGGCTGGAGGCGAGCGGCGGGCTCTCGCTGGCCAACGCGCGGGAGGTCGCCTCGACCGGTGTGGACTACCTCGCCGTGGGCGCGCTGACGCACTCCGCCCAGGTGCTCGACATCGGGCTCGACCTGCACCCGCTCTCCCGCGACACCGCCGAGGAGGACTAGGCGTGCTGCTCACGATCGACGTCGGGAACACCCACACCGTCCTCGGCCTGCTCGACGGGCCCCAGGTCGTCGAGCACTGGCGGATCGCGACCGAGCCGCGGCGTACCGCGGACGAGCTGGCGGTGGTCCTGCGCTCGCTGCTCTCCACGCGCGAGAGCCCGGCCGAGATCGACGGCATCGCCGTCTGCTCGACGGTCCCCGCGGTCCTCCACGAGATGCGCCAGCTGTGCCGGCGCTACTTCGCCGACGTGCCGCACCTCATCGTGGAGCCCGGGGTCCGCACCGGCGTCCCCGTCCTCACGGACAACCCCAAGGAGGTCGGGACCGACCGCATCCTCAACGCGCTGGCGGCCGTCGCCCTCCACGGCGGCCCGGCCGTCGTGGTCGACTTCGGGACGGCGACGACCTTCGACGCCGTCACCGCCAAGGGCGAGTACGTCGGCGGCGCGATCGCCCCCGGGATCGAGATCAGCGTCGACGCCCTCGGCGCGCGCGGCGCGCAGCTGCGCAAGGTCGAGATCGCCCGCCCGCGCTCGGTCATCGGGCGCAACACCGTCGAGGCCCTGCAGTCCGGCATCGTCTTCGGCTTCGCCGGGCAGGTCGACGGGCTGGTCGCGCGCATGTCCGCCGAGCTGGCGGACGACCCCGACGACGTCACCGTGATCGCCACGGGCGGGCTCGCGCCCGTCGTCATCGAGGAGACACGGTCGATCGACGTGCACGAGCCGTGGCTCACGCTGCACGGGCTCCGGCTGGCCTACGAGCGGAACTCCTGACGCACCTGTCCTGTGACCGACGCCACGATCCGCGAGTGCGTCTGCCTCAGGCAAGTGCCTCGTGCGTCGATACGGAGCCGACAGCGTCAAGGATCGGCGACGGGGGTCGTGATGTTCGGTCGGTCAGCGGGGCAGCAGGTGGTGGCCCTCCAGGAGGAGCGCGACGCGTTCCGGGCGGACCTCGAGGCGCTGACCAGCGTCCTGGGCACGATCGCCCGAGCCCGCACGACCGCCGAGGCGGTGCGGGGCGTCCTGGACGAGGTGCGCGCGGCGTTCGGGTGGGCGTACGGCTCCTTCTGGCGACTCGGGCCCGACGGCCTGCTCCACTTCGACCAGGAGTCCGGCTCCGCGGGCGAGGAGTTCCGCCAGGTCACCCTCGAGGCGTCCTTCGCCGAGGGTGTCGGGCTCTCCGGGCGAGCCTGGAAGGCCCGTGACCTCGTCTTCGTCGAGGACCTCGGCACGGTCACCGACTGCGTGCGCCGGCCGGCTGCCCAGCGCGCCGGGGTGAAGTCCGGCGTCTGCTTCCCGATCCTGGTCTCCGGCCGCGTGATCGGCACCATGGACTTCTTCGCCACCGAGACGCTCTCCCCGTCGCCGCAGCGCCTGGAGGCGCTGCGCAGCATCGGCCAGCTGCTCTCTCAGGGGGTGACCCGCGCTGCTGAGGGCGCCGCGCAGGACGAGATCGCGGTCGACTCAGCCGCGCTCAACGCCGTCATGCGCGCCGTGGCGAGCGTGGGCCGCCAGGAGGAGGCCGCGCAAGCCGCCCTCGACGCGATCCGAAAGGAGTTCGGCTGGGAGTACGGCTCCTACTGGGCCGTCGACGACGCCGTGGGCGCGCTGCGCTTCGTCCTCGAGTCCGGCAGCGCCGGCGAGGAGTTCCGGCAGGTCACGCTCTCCGCGACGTTCCAGGAGGGCGTGGGCCTCTCGGGGCGCGCGTGGAAGGCGCGCGACCTCGTCTTCGTCGAGGACCTCGGCGAGATGACCGACTGCGTACGCGCCCCCGCCGCCCAGCGCGCGGGCGTGAAGTCCGGCGTCTGCCTGCCGCTCGTCGTCGGCGGCCGCGTCGTCGGCACGATGGACTTCTTCTCCACGCAGACGCTCTGCCTGACGGAGAACCGCCGCGACGCGCTGCGCAACACCGCCTTCCTCGTCGCGAAGTCGATGGAGCGCGTGCTGGAGTCGGGGCGGCTGGCCGTCGCCGGCGAGCAGCTCGTGACCTCGATCCAGGAGGTCGAGCGCAACGTCGTCGCCGCCACCAACACCGCGGCCGACGCCGTCCGCCTGTCCGAGGACGCGAACAGCACGGTCGGCCGGCTGAGCGCCTCGTCGGTCCAGATCGGCAACGTCGTCAAGGTCATCAACTCGATCGCCGAGCAGACCAACCTGCTCGCGCTCAACGCGACCATCGAGGCCGCGCGGGCCGGCGAGGCAGGCAAGGGCTTCGCCGTCGTCGCCAACGAGGTCAAGGAGCTGGCGCAGGAGACCTCCCGCGCGACCGAGGACATCGTGCGCAGCATCGACGCCATCCAGGCCGACACGGGCAACGTCGTGGTGTCCCTGCGCGGCATCGCCGAGATCGTGGAGCGCATCAACGAGACGCAGGGCGTCATCGGCAGCGTGCTCACCGAGCAGTCCGCGGTGACGCGCGACATCCTCGCCTAGCGCCCACCCGCCCCGGGCGGGTCACGCGACCGGCCCGGGGGCAGGATGGGCCCATGACTTCCCCCTCGCAGACGCGGCTGACCGAGGAGCCGTCCTGGCAGCGGCTCCAGGAGCACTACGAGCAGGTCAAGGACCTCCACCTGCGCGACCTGTTCGCCCAGGACGCGACCCGCGGCGAGACCCTGACCGCGACCGCCGGCGACCTCTACGTCGACTACAGCAAGCACCGGGTGACGAGCGAGACGCTCGGGCTCCTGCTCGACCTCGCGCGGGCGCGCGGCGTCGCCGAGCAGTTCGAGGCGATGGTCTCCGGCCAGCGGATCAACACGACCGAGGGCCGCGCGGTGCTGCACACCGCGCTGCGCGCGCCGCGCGACGCGGTGGTCGAGGTCGGCGGCACGGACGTCGTGCCCGAGGTGCACGAGGTGCTCGACCGCATGTCGGCGTTCGCCGAGTCCGTACGCTCCGGCGAGCACACCGGCCACACCGGCTCGCCCATCAAGGCCGTCGTCAACATCGGCATCGGCGGCTCCGACCTCGGGCCCGCCATGGCGTACGAGGCGCTGCTGCCGTTCAGCCGGCGCGACATCTCGTTCTCGTTCGTGTCCAACATCGACGGTGCCGACATCGCCGAGGTGCTGCGCGGGCTCGACGCCGCATCGACGCTGTTCATCATCAGCTCCAAGACGTTCACGACGCTGGAGACGCTGACCAACGCGCACACTGCGCGCGACTGGCTGGTGTCGCAGCTCGGCTCGGACGAGGCCGTGGCGAAGCACTTCGTCGCCGTGTCGACCAACGCCGAGGAGGTCGCGAAGTTCGGCATCGACACCGCGAACATGTTCGGCTTCTGGGACTGGGTCGGCGGGCGCTACTCCTTCCCCTCCGCCATCGGCCTCTCGCTCATGCTCTCGATCGGCCCGGACCAGTTCCGCGAGCTGCTCGCCGGCATGCACGAGATCGACGAGCACGTGCGCACGACGCCGCTCGAGCGCAACGTCCCGGTCCTGCTTGGGCTGATCGGCCTGTGGTACCGAGACTTCTTCGGCGCCCAGACCCAGGCGGTGCTGCCGTACTCGCAGTACCTCGACCGGCTCGCGGACTACCTCCAGCAGCTGGACATGGAGTCCAACGGCAAGTCCGTGACGAAGTCCGGCGAGCGGGTCGACTACCAGACCGGTCCGATCGTCTGGGGCACACCGGGCACCAACGGCCAGCACGCGTACTACCAGCTGATCCACCAGGGCACGACGCTGATCCCGGCGGACTTCATCGGCCTGGCCCGTCCGGCCGAGGAGGTCGGCGAGCACCAGGACCTGCTGATGGCGAACTACTTCGCGCAGCCCGAGGCGCTGGCGTTCGGCAAGACCGCCGAGCAGCTGCGCGAGGAGGGCGTGGCCGAGGAGCTCGTGCCGCACC
The sequence above is drawn from the Motilibacter rhizosphaerae genome and encodes:
- the pgi gene encoding glucose-6-phosphate isomerase, yielding MTSPSQTRLTEEPSWQRLQEHYEQVKDLHLRDLFAQDATRGETLTATAGDLYVDYSKHRVTSETLGLLLDLARARGVAEQFEAMVSGQRINTTEGRAVLHTALRAPRDAVVEVGGTDVVPEVHEVLDRMSAFAESVRSGEHTGHTGSPIKAVVNIGIGGSDLGPAMAYEALLPFSRRDISFSFVSNIDGADIAEVLRGLDAASTLFIISSKTFTTLETLTNAHTARDWLVSQLGSDEAVAKHFVAVSTNAEEVAKFGIDTANMFGFWDWVGGRYSFPSAIGLSLMLSIGPDQFRELLAGMHEIDEHVRTTPLERNVPVLLGLIGLWYRDFFGAQTQAVLPYSQYLDRLADYLQQLDMESNGKSVTKSGERVDYQTGPIVWGTPGTNGQHAYYQLIHQGTTLIPADFIGLARPAEEVGEHQDLLMANYFAQPEALAFGKTAEQLREEGVAEELVPHRTFEGNRPTTSILLPELTPRTLGQLIATYEHKVFTQGAVWGINSFDQWGVELGKVLAKRIAPELTAESDAELGHDSSTNALIRRYRSLRGR
- a CDS encoding type III pantothenate kinase — its product is MLLTIDVGNTHTVLGLLDGPQVVEHWRIATEPRRTADELAVVLRSLLSTRESPAEIDGIAVCSTVPAVLHEMRQLCRRYFADVPHLIVEPGVRTGVPVLTDNPKEVGTDRILNALAAVALHGGPAVVVDFGTATTFDAVTAKGEYVGGAIAPGIEISVDALGARGAQLRKVEIARPRSVIGRNTVEALQSGIVFGFAGQVDGLVARMSAELADDPDDVTVIATGGLAPVVIEETRSIDVHEPWLTLHGLRLAYERNS
- a CDS encoding L-aspartate oxidase: MSTPALPQRLAAPPPGWQARADVVVVGSGIAGLTAALRLRASGASVLLVTKTHLDAGSTRWAQGGIAAALAPDDTPEEHLADTLVAGVGLCEEDAVRVLVTEGPQRVRELVELGTRLDRTASGELALTREGGHHRDRIAHAGGDATGLEIERALIAAVRRDGGIEVVEHALVLDLLTDAGGRACGVTLHVIGEGARDGVGAVLGRAVVLATGGLGQVYASTTNPSVSTGDGVALALRAGADVADLEFVQFHPTVLWLGERSGGQQPLVSEAVRGEGAVLLDAAGERLMRGVHPMEDLAPRDIVAKAILRSMRASGSPHVWLDGRRFGEETWRRRFPTILASCLEHGVDPVTQLIPVVPACHYASGGVLTDLAGRTSVPGLYACGETACTGVHGANRLASNSLLEGLVFAARIADAIAAEGLPDQREPANDERPVGLLDRSVRPLLQRAMSGGAGVLRSAASLDATLATLGELAATPAGERGIEAWEATNLVTVSSALAGAARLREETRGSHWREDFPERDDDGWRTHLVTTLSGGTLQVRRVPLRPQPRPQETPA
- the nadC gene encoding carboxylating nicotinate-nucleotide diphosphorylase, which translates into the protein MTLRPQTRQALADAGLDPDAVVDLVTRALEEDLAGGVDATTLATVPAGSLSSGDLVSRADGIVAGVPVAAAVFEVAGDAVLEPVARDGSLVRRGTPLATVAGPTRVLLTAERTALNLIGRLSGIATLTAIWVDEVAGTGAAVRDTRKTTPGLRALEKYAVRCGGGVNHRMSLSDAAMVKDNHVVAAGGVVAAFEAVRRAYPDLPVEVEADTVDDAVLAVEAGADLVLLDNMGPEDLRRAVALVEGRARLEASGGLSLANAREVASTGVDYLAVGALTHSAQVLDIGLDLHPLSRDTAEED
- a CDS encoding GAF domain-containing protein; protein product: MFGRSAGQQVVALQEERDAFRADLEALTSVLGTIARARTTAEAVRGVLDEVRAAFGWAYGSFWRLGPDGLLHFDQESGSAGEEFRQVTLEASFAEGVGLSGRAWKARDLVFVEDLGTVTDCVRRPAAQRAGVKSGVCFPILVSGRVIGTMDFFATETLSPSPQRLEALRSIGQLLSQGVTRAAEGAAQDEIAVDSAALNAVMRAVASVGRQEEAAQAALDAIRKEFGWEYGSYWAVDDAVGALRFVLESGSAGEEFRQVTLSATFQEGVGLSGRAWKARDLVFVEDLGEMTDCVRAPAAQRAGVKSGVCLPLVVGGRVVGTMDFFSTQTLCLTENRRDALRNTAFLVAKSMERVLESGRLAVAGEQLVTSIQEVERNVVAATNTAADAVRLSEDANSTVGRLSASSVQIGNVVKVINSIAEQTNLLALNATIEAARAGEAGKGFAVVANEVKELAQETSRATEDIVRSIDAIQADTGNVVVSLRGIAEIVERINETQGVIGSVLTEQSAVTRDILA